GCGCTGGCCCTGTACGAGGAGAGCCTTGCGCTGGCCCGGAAACTGGGGGACCAGAGGGGCATCGCGATGGGGCTCTTTGGGCGCGGGGTCGCGACCATGCGGCAGGGGGACTTCGATACGGCCGCAGTCATGTTTGAGGAAAGCCTCGAGGTATCCCAGAAACTGGAGGACAAGTGGTCGATGGCCAGGGCGCTCGCCCTGTTGGGCAGCGTGGCCCATCGCAAGGGAGACTATACCAAGGCCGTTTCGTTGTGTGAGGAGAGCCTCGCCACGTTCCGGACCCAAGGCGGGAAGCGGTGGATCGCCTATGGGCTTCGTGCCACGGGCCACGCGGTGCGGCTGCAAGATGATCTGGAACGAGCGACAGGGCTGTACAGGGAGAGTCTGGCGCTCTCCGGGGAAGCTGGAGACAAGTGGATCGCGACGGAGTGCATCGAGGGACTGGCACTCATTGCCAGCGCACACGGGTACGCCGAGCGGGCGTCGCGCCTCTTCGGGGCGGCCGAGACCGCTCGCGAGACATTTGGCATTACATATCCGCGCCCCGAAGCCGGAGACCAGGAGCGCTTCTGGGCAGCGATCCGCGAACGGCCACAGGGGACAGCCTTCGCGGCAGCCTGGGCCGAGGGCCGGGCGATGACGCTGGAGCAGGCGGTCGAGTACGCGCTCGCGTCTGTCGAGTCAGCGGAACCCGCGAGGCCGCGGCGGCGGGCCACACGGCCGGAGGGCGAGGTCCTGACGTCTCGTGAGCGCGAGGTCGCCGCCTTGGTGGCCCGCGGCCAGACGAACCGCGAGATTGCAACGACGCTCGTCATCTCTGAGCGCACCGCCGACGCCCATGTGCAGAACATCCTCAACAAACTCGGGTTCGGCTCGCGCGCCCAGATCGCGGCCTGGGCGACGGAGCGGGGGCTGAGGACCGACCCAGAGACCGACGCCACCGATTCCCAGGTTCTTCCATATCGTCCGCAGCCGCCTCGCCGCGATACCTAGGTACCGCGACCGCCTTCCAACCACCTCAGCATCGCAAAAGATAAGCACCGGCATCGGCCTTTTCCGCGATGTCGCGGGCCTCCATCCCCGCTAGTCTGGGAGTCGCAAGAGACGAGCGGCGGGGAGGAGGCACCGCTACTTGCTGAAGGCGATCGGCGACCAGAAGATCGTGGAGGACCGCGAATGGGCGGCGCGTTATCGGCTTGCCCTGGAGGCGGATCGGGCACGGCGCGAGGCTCGGCAGCCCGACAGATCGCCCTGACCGGCCTGCTTCGGATCCTCGCGAGCGCCTTAGGGTTCGGCCGCCTCGTGCAGCCAGCGATAGCCCCAAAACCGCAGTCTGAACAGGTGCAGGCCGCGGCCTTTGGGTGCCGCACCAGGTACAAGGACGGATTCGCCGTGGCCAGCCGGCCGGTTGGACCCGCACGAAGGGAGGACGCGACCATGATCGATGTGCGCAGATCCAATGTCCGAAGCAGCACGATCTCGTCGCCCGTCATCACACCGCGCACGACGGTGGCGACTGCACTCAAGCTGCTGCGGGAGCACGACGTCGCGGCGTTGCCGGTCTGCGACGGGGGCCGGTTGGTGGGACTGGTGCGTGAGAACGGGTTGCTGCGTCTCACGCCGTCGGAGGTCGCGACGCTTGGTGTGTACGAGTTGCGCGACTGGCTCGACAGGCTGACGGTCTCCCGCATCATCGAGCCCGTGCCGGCGATCGCCTCCGACGCGTCGCTCGAAGACGCCGCCGTGCTGATGCGCACCGGGCGCCATGAGGTGCTGCCCGTGCTGGACGGGGACCATCTTGCCGGATTGCTGCCCTGGACCGCGTTGCTACCGTAGTACCGAACGGCGTGTGAAACTGATCACAGCAAGACGATATTTTGCACGATAGGGTTGCTTTATCCGGCCCTTAATGGCCGAAAATCCGTGGCGGCCTTCAGGCAGCGGATCAAACTTCAGAGGCGCGACGGACTCGGGCGTGACTCATGACCGAACGGGTGGAGACGGTGATCATCGGCGGTGGCCAGGCCGGGCTCGCGATGAGCTACCACCTCTCTCGGCTTGGGCGAGAGCACATGGTCCTTGAGGAGAAGTGGCCGGGCCACCGCTGGCGGACAGAGCGCTGGGATGCCTTCGCGTTGCAGATCCCGAACTGGACGCTCCAACTCCCCGGCTACGCCTACCAGGGCGATGACCCGGACGGCTTTGTCGGACGCGACGAGGTAGCGCAGTTCGTGGAGGACTACGCCGCGTTCATTCGGGCCCCCGTGCGGTGCGGGGTGCGGGTGACCGCGCTCCGACAAAAGCCAGGAGCAGACCGACTCCTCGTCGAGAGCAACGATGCGATTATCGAAGCGGCCAGTGTCGTCGTCGCGACCGGTCCGTATCAAAGGCCCGCGGTCTCACCGCTCGCGGCCGCCATGCCCGGCTGGGTGTTCCAGCTTCACTCAAGCGGCTACCGCAACCCCAGGCAACTCCCGCCCGGTGCGGTCCTGGTCGTGGGGTCGGGCGCGTCCGGCTCCCAGATCACCGAGGACCTTTGTGAGGGAGGACGTCACGTCTACCTCGCCGCGGGGAGCCACCGGCGACGGGTTCGCCGATACCGAGGGCGGGACATCGTCCGGTGGCAATGGGAAATGGGAGTGTACGATCAAATGGTGGAAAACGTGCCTCCCGAAGACAGGCTGGGAGGCCTTGGGAACATCACCGGCGTCCGCGGCGGCCACGACATCGACATCCGGCGCTTCGCCGCGGATGGCGTGGTGCTCCTCGGTCATCTTCGAGACGTCCAAGACGGGAAGTTCACCTTCGCCGCCGACCTCGAGCAGAGCCTGGCCCGGGCCGACGAGTCGTACCATCGCCTCCTGCATGCAGTGGACGACTACATCAAGAAGACGGGCCTCGATGCACCCGAGCCGGATGCGACCTCCCCGAGCGCCACGGTTCCGACTCCGATCACTGCGCTCGATCTCCGGACCTCGGGAATCACCTCCGTCGTGTG
This is a stretch of genomic DNA from bacterium. It encodes these proteins:
- a CDS encoding LuxR C-terminal-related transcriptional regulator — protein: RLLTGGSRTALPRQQTLRAAMDWSYDLLSPKERAVLRRLSVFAGGWTLETVEAVCTAKGVTEDEILDVLTQLVDKSLVNAETLSGEVRYRMTETIRQYAQGLLAASKEAADVRTRHRAWYLSLAEQAEAQMYGAEDTMWLNRLEVEHDNLRVALGWSTTAEEDAETRLRLAAALEWFWTSHTHWSEGRRWLDTAIAGSRNIKSTARVKAIWGEGRMAMWHGDYRRALALYEESLALARKLGDQRGIAMGLFGRGVATMRQGDFDTAAVMFEESLEVSQKLEDKWSMARALALLGSVAHRKGDYTKAVSLCEESLATFRTQGGKRWIAYGLRATGHAVRLQDDLERATGLYRESLALSGEAGDKWIATECIEGLALIASAHGYAERASRLFGAAETARETFGITYPRPEAGDQERFWAAIRERPQGTAFAAAWAEGRAMTLEQAVEYALASVESAEPARPRRRATRPEGEVLTSREREVAALVARGQTNREIATTLVISERTADAHVQNILNKLGFGSRAQIAAWATERGLRTDPETDATDSQVLPYRPQPPRRDT
- a CDS encoding CBS domain-containing protein yields the protein MIDVRRSNVRSSTISSPVITPRTTVATALKLLREHDVAALPVCDGGRLVGLVRENGLLRLTPSEVATLGVYELRDWLDRLTVSRIIEPVPAIASDASLEDAAVLMRTGRHEVLPVLDGDHLAGLLPWTALLP
- a CDS encoding NAD(P)-binding domain-containing protein; the encoded protein is MTERVETVIIGGGQAGLAMSYHLSRLGREHMVLEEKWPGHRWRTERWDAFALQIPNWTLQLPGYAYQGDDPDGFVGRDEVAQFVEDYAAFIRAPVRCGVRVTALRQKPGADRLLVESNDAIIEAASVVVATGPYQRPAVSPLAAAMPGWVFQLHSSGYRNPRQLPPGAVLVVGSGASGSQITEDLCEGGRHVYLAAGSHRRRVRRYRGRDIVRWQWEMGVYDQMVENVPPEDRLGGLGNITGVRGGHDIDIRRFAADGVVLLGHLRDVQDGKFTFAADLEQSLARADESYHRLLHAVDDYIKKTGLDAPEPDATSPSATVPTPITALDLRTSGITSVVWSTGFRDDFGWIHLPVFDGAARPVHRRGVTRHPGVYFLGLRWLHTIASSSLLGVGRDAEYLAEHIACENVNR